From the Tripterygium wilfordii isolate XIE 37 chromosome 6, ASM1340144v1, whole genome shotgun sequence genome, one window contains:
- the LOC119999656 gene encoding uncharacterized protein LOC119999656 isoform X1: MLEADLKQKHYALYSCLFFIKLHSSTSLQTLQRPNVMFTDGLDEKAIDWIKQGRDADNLEHRVRSPFSENRLRDPYPKSPLASPFSSSHVLPPLKFHSGLPTPHSLTTPPLGDEDAESVESVSGSSGEESFLEGTNAEDFYDYEEEENICVERRKPNSRLNRELLMEDLKIELPRNVRRYTADGELGMRKFALKNTISTTTSECGGSARERVQPHNTISPSVPEKHVRKDVEDLGTPSAPPIMEFDEEENSIGVEAEIDPSGSGIRGSAEPETSSDVGQGGLADWSSQHTQWTDLGETIRKTMTEEKEEKISYWQTNSVDYSTSGQHAWQTLVAYDACIRLCLHAWSRCCTEAPEFLRDECLVLRSAFGLHKFLLQPRRVQPAEVRTNENVEQIFPLKVKKVVGKIRVEVKKIRVLPRRKLKSTYSQQSAIYIQVGKEYIRHVSSLVKTGMNTLRLSSFSVASEEPLSCLSQLKSATEDTQVEPGSAICLLPGSGNYHIFFPESEADAVLIEVQDSMKSVHGRATIPISSLTDNPGDRIKWWPLYHDDQECIGKVQLSIGSTITCDETNNIKSGAVVETLAYDLLLEAAMRGQLFHSRNLRLHGQWKWLLTEFADYYGVSDTYTKLRYLSHVMNVATPTKDCLELVKELLVPILKAKSEKSLTRQEKSILLECETQIESLLATVFENYKSLDEKTSTGIADLFGPMQEMVAPVLAPAVQVYCLLHDILSQDAQIMLRNYLQTAAKKRCRKHMVETDEFVSSNSEGIMDSITTSTAYLKMKNLCLNIGNEIQADIKIHNQHIFPSSIDLSNIAAGVYSTELCNRVRGFLSAWPPSGPLPHVIELLIATADFERNLELWNISAVQGGVDSRSLFHDYVMVWIQDMELNLLELCKAEKVAWAGVITNHSTSPFAEEMYDKILNSLIEYEVVINRWPQYSLILENAVSNVERAIIKALEKQYYEILTPLRDSIPKRLNIQVQKLTRRQSTTMYSVPNHLGTFMNTIKRILDVLHCRVEDLLKSWASYLPVAGDKKSLFGEQMNGITVVLRTKYKNYLQATVEKLVSNIQDNRSTRLKRILEDIKEEDGETDVRERMQMLSLQLIDSISNLHEVFTSRIFIATCRGFWDRMGQIVLKFLEGRKENQVWYNGSYYALGILDDTFASQMQRLQGNSLQDKDVEPPRSVTEARSILCRDTSNTDTSTYFYV, translated from the exons ATGTTGGAAGCAGACTTAAAACAGAAACACTACGCTCTCTATTCTTGTCTCTTCTTCATTAAGCTTCATTCTTCAACCTCTCTACAAACCCTGCAACGACCCAACGTCATGTTTACAGACGGTCTCGACGAGAAAGCTATCGACTGGATCAAGCAG gGAAGAGATGCCGATAACCTGGAACATCGTGTTCGATCTCCGTTTTCGGAGAATCGACTCCGTGATCCATACCCGAAGTCCCCTCTGGCCAGCCCTTTTAGCTCTTCACACGTGTTGCCTCCGCTGAAGTTCCACTCTGGATTGCCGACCCCTCATAGCTTGACCACTCCTCCTCTTGGAGACGAGGATGCCGAGAGTGTTGAATCTGTGTCTGGGTCCTCTGGGGAGGAGAGTTTCTTGGAAGGAACGAATGCAGAGGATTTTTATGActacgaagaagaagaaaatatatgtGTTGAGCGAAGGAAACCTAATTCTAGATTGAACAGAGAGTTGTTGATGGAGGATCTGAAGATTGAGCTGCCGAGGAACGTCAGGAGATACACAGCAGATGGTGAATTGGGGATGCGAAAATTTGCCCTAAAGAATACAATTTCAACAACGACCTCAGAGTGTGGCGGTTCTGCACGAGAGAGAGTTCAACCGCACAACACAATT AGTCCTTCCGTCCCTGAAAAGCATGTGCGTAAAGATGTTGAGGATTTGGGGACTCCTAGTGCACCTCCTATCATGGagtttgatgaagaagaaaatagtATTGGGGTTGAAGCCGAAATTGATCCAAGTGGAAGTGGGATTCGTGGGTCAGCAGAACCAGAAACTTCTTCTGATGTTGGTCAAGGAGGTTTAGCTGATTGGTCTTCGCAACATACACAATGGACTGACCTTGGTGAAAC CATAAGAAAGACCAtgacagaagaaaaagaagaaaagatctCTTACTGGCAAACAAACTCAGTGGACTATAGCACCAG CGGTCAACATGCATGGCAAACTCTTGTAGCCTATGATGCATGCATACGCCTATGTCTGCATGCATGGAGTAGATGCTGCACTGAAGCGCCTGAGTTCCTGCGTGATGAATGTCTGGTTCTTCGAAGTGCCTTTGG GCTACACAAATTTCTGTTGCAACCAAGACGTGTGCAACCAGCGGAAGTTAGGACTAATGAAAATGTTGAACAGATTTTCCCTTTGAAGGTAAAGAAGGTCGTTGGAAAAATTAGGGTCGAAG TGAAGAAAATTCGAGTGCTACCAAGACGGAAACTTAAAAGCACATACTCACAGCAGAGTGCAATCTACATTCAAGTGGGCAAAGAGTATATCCGGCATGTTTCGTCACTAGTGAAAACTGGCATGAATACTCTTAGGTTATCTTCATTCTCTGTGGCATCTGAAG AGCCATTGTCATGCCTATCCCAATTGAAGAGTGCAACTGAAGATACTCAAGTCGAGCCAGGTTCTGCTATCTGTTTGCTCCCTGGAAGTGGAAATTACCATATATT TTTTCCAGAGAGTGAAGCAGATGCTGTTTTGATAGAAGTTCAAGATTCAATGAAATCAGTGCATGGTCGAGCTACAATTCCAATTTCTTCATTGACTGATAATCCT GGTGACAGAATCAAGTGGTGGCCCTTATACCATGATGACCAAGAATGTATTGGGAAGGTTCAGCTGTCCATTGGGAGTACAATCACATGTGATGAAACTAATAACATAAAG AGTGGAGCTGTTGTGGAGACTCTAGCATATGATCTGTTGCTCGAGGCTGCAATGCGGGGGCAGCTTTTCCATTCACGAAACTTAAGGTTGCATGGACAATGGAAATGGTTGTTGACTGAATTTGCAGACTATTACGGAGTTTCTGATACATATACCAAGCTGAG atATCTTTCACATGTCATGAACGTGGCAACTCCAACAAAAGACTGCTTAGAGCTTGTCAAAGAACTACTTGTACCTATCTTAAAGGCTAAAAGTGAGAAAAGTCTGACTAGGCAAGAG AAAAGCATATTGTTGGAATGTGAAACACAAATTGAGAGTCTATTGGCAACTGTTTTTGAGAACTACAAGTCATTGGATGAAAAAACTTCAACTGGGATAGCAGACTTATTTGGTCCAATGCAGGAGATGGTGGCACCTGTTTTAGCTCCTGCTGTTCAAGTATACTGTCTGCTTCATGACATACTATCTCAAGATGCCCAGATTATGCTGAGAAACTATCTGCAG ACAGCTGCAAAGAAGAGGTGTCGGAAGCATATGGTCGAGACCGATGAGTTTGTATCCAGCAACTCTGAAGGTATCATGGATTCAATTACCACCTCAACAGCTTATTTGAAGATGAAGAATCTGTGTTTAAATATTGGCAACGAAATTCAGGCAGACATCAAAATCCACAATCAACACATATTTCCAAG ctcAATTGACTTATCAAATATTGCAGCTGGTGTTTACAGCACTGAGTTGTGTAATAGAGTTAGAGGTTTCCTCTCTGCATGGCCTCCGTCTGGCCCACTGCCCCATGTGATTGAACTTCTGATTGCGACTGCTGACTTTGAGCGGAACCTTGAGCTGTGGAATATCAG TGCAGTGCAGGGTGGTGTTGATTCAAGAAGTTTGTTCCATGACTATGTAATGGTTTGGATCCAGGACATGGAACTCAACTTACTTGAGCTTTGCAAAGCGGAAAAG GTGGCATGGGCTGGAGTAATAACAAATCATTCCACCTCTCCTTTCGCTGAGGAAATGTATGATAAAATACTAAATTCCCTCATCGAGTATGAAGTGGTGATCAATCGATGGCCTCAGTACTCGTTGATATTGGAAAAT GCTGTTTCCAATGTGGAAAGAGCAATAATTAAAGCACTGGAGAAGCAATATTATGAAATCTTGACTCCTTTAAGAGATAGCATTCCGAAAAGGCTTAATATCCAGGTCCAGAAGCTCACAAGAAGACAGTCAACAACAATGTATTCAGTACCCAATCAT CTAGGAACTTTCATGAATACAATCAAGAGAATTCTTGATGTCTTGCATTGCAGAGTGGAGGACCTCTTGAAGTCTTGGGCATCCTATCTCCCTGTAGCTGGGGATAAGAAGTCACTCTTCGGGGAGCAGATGAATGGGATTACGGTTGTGTTgcgaacaaaatacaaaaactaCTTGCAGGCTACAGTAGAGAAACTTGTCAGCAAT attcaAGATAATCGAAGCACGAGACTTAAACGAATTCTGGAGGATATAAAAGAGGAAGATGGAGAAACTGATGTTCGCGAAAGAATGCAGATGCTTAGTCTACAACTGATCGACTCTATTTCCAACTTACATGAAGTGTTCACTAGTCGGATATTCATTGCAACTTGCCGTGGATTCTGGGATAGGATGGGACAG attgttttaaaatttctcgAGGGAAGGAAGGAAAACCAAGTATGGTATAACGGATCTTATTATGCTCTAGGG ATATTAGACGACACCTTTGCATCCCAGATGCAGAGATTGCAAGGAAACTCATTGCAAGACAAAGATGTTGAGCCACCTCGCTCAGTAACCGAAGCTCGTTCTATTCTCTGTAGAGACACATCAAACACTGATACATCTACCTACTTCTACGTATAA
- the LOC119999656 gene encoding uncharacterized protein LOC119999656 isoform X2: protein MLEADLKQKHYALYSCLFFIKLHSSTSLQTLQRPNVMFTDGLDEKAIDWIKQGRDADNLEHRVRSPFSENRLRDPYPKSPLASPFSSSHVLPPLKFHSGLPTPHSLTTPPLGDEDAESVESVSGSSGEESFLEGTNAEDFYDYEEEENICVERRKPNSRLNRELLMEDLKIELPRNVRRYTADGELGMRKFALKNTISTTTSECGGSARERVQPHNTISPSVPEKHVRKDVEDLGTPSAPPIMEFDEEENSIGVEAEIDPSGSGIRGSAEPETSSDVGQGGLADWSSQHTQWTDLGETIRKTMTEEKEEKISYWQTNSVDYSTSGQHAWQTLVAYDACIRLCLHAWSRCCTEAPEFLRDECLVLRSAFGLHKFLLQPRRVQPAEVRTNENVEQIFPLKVKKVVGKIRVEVKKIRVLPRRKLKSTYSQQSAIYIQVGKEYIRHVSSLVKTGMNTLRLSSFSVASEEPLSCLSQLKSATEDTQVEPGSAICLLPGSGNYHIFFPESEADAVLIEVQDSMKSVHGRATIPISSLTDNPGDRIKWWPLYHDDQECIGKVQLSIGSTITCDETNNIKSGAVVETLAYDLLLEAAMRGQLFHSRNLRLHGQWKWLLTEFADYYGVSDTYTKLRYLSHVMNVATPTKDCLELVKELLVPILKAKSEKSLTRQEKSILLECETQIESLLATVFENYKSLDEKTSTGIADLFGPMQEMVAPVLAPAVQVYCLLHDILSQDAQIMLRNYLQTAAKKRCRKHMVETDEFVSSNSEGIMDSITTSTAYLKMKNLCLNIGNEIQADIKIHNQHIFPSSIDLSNIAAGVYSTELCNRVRGFLSAWPPSGPLPHVIELLIATADFERNLELWNISAVQGGVDSRSLFHDYVMVWIQDMELNLLELCKAEKVAWAGVITNHSTSPFAEEMYDKILNSLIEYEVVINRWPQYSLILENAVSNVERAIIKALEKQYYEILTPLRDSIPKRLNIQVQKLTRRQSTTMYSVPNHLGTFMNTIKRILDVLHCRVEDLLKSWASYLPVAGDKKSLFGEQMNGITVVLRTKYKNYLQATVEKLVSNIQDNRSTRLKRILEDIKEEDGETDVRERMQMLSLQLIDSISNLHEVFTSRIFIATCRGFWDRMGQIVLKFLEGRKENQVWYNGSYYALGMQRLQGNSLQDKDVEPPRSVTEARSILCRDTSNTDTSTYFYV, encoded by the exons ATGTTGGAAGCAGACTTAAAACAGAAACACTACGCTCTCTATTCTTGTCTCTTCTTCATTAAGCTTCATTCTTCAACCTCTCTACAAACCCTGCAACGACCCAACGTCATGTTTACAGACGGTCTCGACGAGAAAGCTATCGACTGGATCAAGCAG gGAAGAGATGCCGATAACCTGGAACATCGTGTTCGATCTCCGTTTTCGGAGAATCGACTCCGTGATCCATACCCGAAGTCCCCTCTGGCCAGCCCTTTTAGCTCTTCACACGTGTTGCCTCCGCTGAAGTTCCACTCTGGATTGCCGACCCCTCATAGCTTGACCACTCCTCCTCTTGGAGACGAGGATGCCGAGAGTGTTGAATCTGTGTCTGGGTCCTCTGGGGAGGAGAGTTTCTTGGAAGGAACGAATGCAGAGGATTTTTATGActacgaagaagaagaaaatatatgtGTTGAGCGAAGGAAACCTAATTCTAGATTGAACAGAGAGTTGTTGATGGAGGATCTGAAGATTGAGCTGCCGAGGAACGTCAGGAGATACACAGCAGATGGTGAATTGGGGATGCGAAAATTTGCCCTAAAGAATACAATTTCAACAACGACCTCAGAGTGTGGCGGTTCTGCACGAGAGAGAGTTCAACCGCACAACACAATT AGTCCTTCCGTCCCTGAAAAGCATGTGCGTAAAGATGTTGAGGATTTGGGGACTCCTAGTGCACCTCCTATCATGGagtttgatgaagaagaaaatagtATTGGGGTTGAAGCCGAAATTGATCCAAGTGGAAGTGGGATTCGTGGGTCAGCAGAACCAGAAACTTCTTCTGATGTTGGTCAAGGAGGTTTAGCTGATTGGTCTTCGCAACATACACAATGGACTGACCTTGGTGAAAC CATAAGAAAGACCAtgacagaagaaaaagaagaaaagatctCTTACTGGCAAACAAACTCAGTGGACTATAGCACCAG CGGTCAACATGCATGGCAAACTCTTGTAGCCTATGATGCATGCATACGCCTATGTCTGCATGCATGGAGTAGATGCTGCACTGAAGCGCCTGAGTTCCTGCGTGATGAATGTCTGGTTCTTCGAAGTGCCTTTGG GCTACACAAATTTCTGTTGCAACCAAGACGTGTGCAACCAGCGGAAGTTAGGACTAATGAAAATGTTGAACAGATTTTCCCTTTGAAGGTAAAGAAGGTCGTTGGAAAAATTAGGGTCGAAG TGAAGAAAATTCGAGTGCTACCAAGACGGAAACTTAAAAGCACATACTCACAGCAGAGTGCAATCTACATTCAAGTGGGCAAAGAGTATATCCGGCATGTTTCGTCACTAGTGAAAACTGGCATGAATACTCTTAGGTTATCTTCATTCTCTGTGGCATCTGAAG AGCCATTGTCATGCCTATCCCAATTGAAGAGTGCAACTGAAGATACTCAAGTCGAGCCAGGTTCTGCTATCTGTTTGCTCCCTGGAAGTGGAAATTACCATATATT TTTTCCAGAGAGTGAAGCAGATGCTGTTTTGATAGAAGTTCAAGATTCAATGAAATCAGTGCATGGTCGAGCTACAATTCCAATTTCTTCATTGACTGATAATCCT GGTGACAGAATCAAGTGGTGGCCCTTATACCATGATGACCAAGAATGTATTGGGAAGGTTCAGCTGTCCATTGGGAGTACAATCACATGTGATGAAACTAATAACATAAAG AGTGGAGCTGTTGTGGAGACTCTAGCATATGATCTGTTGCTCGAGGCTGCAATGCGGGGGCAGCTTTTCCATTCACGAAACTTAAGGTTGCATGGACAATGGAAATGGTTGTTGACTGAATTTGCAGACTATTACGGAGTTTCTGATACATATACCAAGCTGAG atATCTTTCACATGTCATGAACGTGGCAACTCCAACAAAAGACTGCTTAGAGCTTGTCAAAGAACTACTTGTACCTATCTTAAAGGCTAAAAGTGAGAAAAGTCTGACTAGGCAAGAG AAAAGCATATTGTTGGAATGTGAAACACAAATTGAGAGTCTATTGGCAACTGTTTTTGAGAACTACAAGTCATTGGATGAAAAAACTTCAACTGGGATAGCAGACTTATTTGGTCCAATGCAGGAGATGGTGGCACCTGTTTTAGCTCCTGCTGTTCAAGTATACTGTCTGCTTCATGACATACTATCTCAAGATGCCCAGATTATGCTGAGAAACTATCTGCAG ACAGCTGCAAAGAAGAGGTGTCGGAAGCATATGGTCGAGACCGATGAGTTTGTATCCAGCAACTCTGAAGGTATCATGGATTCAATTACCACCTCAACAGCTTATTTGAAGATGAAGAATCTGTGTTTAAATATTGGCAACGAAATTCAGGCAGACATCAAAATCCACAATCAACACATATTTCCAAG ctcAATTGACTTATCAAATATTGCAGCTGGTGTTTACAGCACTGAGTTGTGTAATAGAGTTAGAGGTTTCCTCTCTGCATGGCCTCCGTCTGGCCCACTGCCCCATGTGATTGAACTTCTGATTGCGACTGCTGACTTTGAGCGGAACCTTGAGCTGTGGAATATCAG TGCAGTGCAGGGTGGTGTTGATTCAAGAAGTTTGTTCCATGACTATGTAATGGTTTGGATCCAGGACATGGAACTCAACTTACTTGAGCTTTGCAAAGCGGAAAAG GTGGCATGGGCTGGAGTAATAACAAATCATTCCACCTCTCCTTTCGCTGAGGAAATGTATGATAAAATACTAAATTCCCTCATCGAGTATGAAGTGGTGATCAATCGATGGCCTCAGTACTCGTTGATATTGGAAAAT GCTGTTTCCAATGTGGAAAGAGCAATAATTAAAGCACTGGAGAAGCAATATTATGAAATCTTGACTCCTTTAAGAGATAGCATTCCGAAAAGGCTTAATATCCAGGTCCAGAAGCTCACAAGAAGACAGTCAACAACAATGTATTCAGTACCCAATCAT CTAGGAACTTTCATGAATACAATCAAGAGAATTCTTGATGTCTTGCATTGCAGAGTGGAGGACCTCTTGAAGTCTTGGGCATCCTATCTCCCTGTAGCTGGGGATAAGAAGTCACTCTTCGGGGAGCAGATGAATGGGATTACGGTTGTGTTgcgaacaaaatacaaaaactaCTTGCAGGCTACAGTAGAGAAACTTGTCAGCAAT attcaAGATAATCGAAGCACGAGACTTAAACGAATTCTGGAGGATATAAAAGAGGAAGATGGAGAAACTGATGTTCGCGAAAGAATGCAGATGCTTAGTCTACAACTGATCGACTCTATTTCCAACTTACATGAAGTGTTCACTAGTCGGATATTCATTGCAACTTGCCGTGGATTCTGGGATAGGATGGGACAG attgttttaaaatttctcgAGGGAAGGAAGGAAAACCAAGTATGGTATAACGGATCTTATTATGCTCTAGGG ATGCAGAGATTGCAAGGAAACTCATTGCAAGACAAAGATGTTGAGCCACCTCGCTCAGTAACCGAAGCTCGTTCTATTCTCTGTAGAGACACATCAAACACTGATACATCTACCTACTTCTACGTATAA
- the LOC119999552 gene encoding flowering time control protein FPA-like — protein MTSRARGGSRERSRRNHQASPQEKSLGSSNPPSRHLFVGNLAQNIVESDLTRYFLRFGELDSVAFLPGRSYAFINFQREEEGIAAMRALNGVPLAGNPLRVEFAKSDKSSTTLPGEDYLQRRDEQHSASRGSPFFQRDSRAFYSSPDPFYPDKSKSGDRNEEPSEVLWIGFHSLLKVDEMSLRKAFSPFGEIEKITVLPGRGYAYVQFGNIMSACRAKETLQGKLFENPRVHICFARSETGPSNSGRGSMNVQFSPHLKSNGSPGSSDNFRWNRKGGSLHGDPTIGSPSFSSSLDPVDSDVYGFNRKEASWNGEQWRPGDVRFEQGSAQDMYERHGSPTRERDGTFHGFPHKFPQNSLFYEDHPDVSEDTDYFCGFKKLKFGTFPPDGELPEYRSLEQKKHSLPRAFSDFPRRETFDKNIEARPFGYKQMPDHPLNSVLPHEDTNDLWKAPYESFQAGSGSLLSNPVDGKRITPESDRPGLMEWKWEGTIAKGGTTVCRARCFPVGKVMDFILPEFLDCSARTGLDMLAKNYYQAASSWVVFFVPHSDPDIGLYNEFMHYLGEKQRAAVAKLDDKTTLFLVPPSEFSEKVLKVPGKLSISGVVLRLEHSGSSLGPPHHPTEIMDRNSLPFHVETSFPNSTIPARPFPSITSVPDSGKLASDLSFAGNMAASTPPASFSSPAHGVGHLSDSYSENGHDYRVHQRSSALGPNWSPHHIQNTNSGTRNVPSQAPNSSIENGRQNHSIMPRGMQETSSTHFAGGTSTQLFGNRKLSLQETRPLVPLSTPAGALQPEQIAQLASSLLGQQKQSGSNYNVPTGDDSKQTHTAYYSDNEFRTMQRYGMQNDQVAFDTPTSQFVQVQQLQHQQTSNVPATMAPTVQREIQPTVQGNSQLQSTGSREAEEDPQKRLQATLQLAASLLQKIQQGKGT, from the exons ATG ACTAGTCGAGCAAGGGGAGGAAGCAGGGAACGGTCCCGAAGAAACCACCAGGCGTCGCCGCAGGAGAAGTCTCTCGGAAGCAGCAATCCGCCGTCGAGGCACCTGTTTGTGGGGAATCTCGCTCAAAATATTGTGGAGAGTGATTTGACTCGTTACTTTTTGCGCTTCGGCGAGCTCGACAGTGTAGCATTCCTGCCAGGTCGAAGCTATGCTTTTATTAATTTTCAGAGAGAGGAGGAAGGCATTGCTGCGATGAGGGCGCTCAATGGAGTCCCGCTTGCGGGCAATCCGCTTAGGGTTGAGTTTGCAAAGTCG GATAAGTCATCAACAACATTGCCTGGCGAAGATTACTTGCAACGTAGAGATGAGCAACATTCTGCCTCAAGAGGATCCCCTTTCTTTCAAAGAGATTCTAGGGCATTCTATTCTAGTCCAGATCCCTTTTACCCTGACAAATCAAAGTCAGGAGATAGAAATGAAGAACCTAGTGAGGTGTTATGGATAGGTTTTCATTCTTTATTAAAAGTAGATGAGATGAGTTTAAGGAAAGCCTTCTCCCCATTTGGTGAGATTGAGAAGATCACGGTTCTCCCAGGTCGAGGTTATGCATATGTTCAGTTTGGAAATATAATGTCAGCTTGTAGAGCTAAAGAAACACTCCAAGGGAAATTATTTGAAAATCCTCGtgtacatatttgttttgcAAGGAGTGAAACCGGCCCATCGAACAGTGGAAGGGGCTCAATGAATGTCCAATTTTCCCCGCATTTGAAGTCCAACGGTAGCCCAGGATCTTCTGACAACTTTCGATGGAACCGGAAGGGTGGGAGTTTACATGGAGATCCCACCATTGGTTCTCCTAGTTTTAGCTCAAGTTTGGATCCTGTAGATTCTGACGTGTATGGTTTTAATAGGAAAGAAGCTTCTTGGAATGGTGAACAGTGGAGGCCTGGAGACGTTAGGTTTGAACAAGGATCAGCACAAGATATGTATGAACGTCATGGTAGTCCTACCAGAGAAAGAGATGGTACCTTCCATGGTTTTCCTCACAAATTTCCTCAGAATAGTTTATTTTATGAAGATCATCCTGACGTATCAGAAGATACCGATTACTTTTGTGGATTCAAGAAGTTGAAGTTTGGCACCTTTCCTCCCGATGGGGAGCTTCCTGAGTATCGTTCCTTGGAACAGAAGAAACATAGTTTGCCGAGGGCATTCTCTGATTTCCCCCGACGTGAGacctttgacaagaacatcgaGGCTAGGCCTTTTGGATACAAGCAGATGCCTGACCATCCATTGAATTCAGTTCTACCTCATGAAGACACAAACGATCTCTGGAAAGCGCCATATGAGAGTTTCCAGGCAGGTTCTGGTTCTTTGCTGTCAAATCCTGTTGACGGGAAAAGAATAACTCCTGAATCAGACCGACCTGGTTTGATGGAGTGGAAATGGGAGGGGACTATAGCAAAGGGAGGAACTACCGTCTGTCGTGCTCGCTGCTTTCCAGTGGGAAAAGTCATGGACTTCATATT GCCTGAATTCTTGGATTGCAGTGCAAGGACCGGTCTAGACATGCTTGCAAAGAATTACTATCAGGCCGCTAGTTCTTGGGTGGTTTTCTTTGTTCCCCACAGTGATCCTGATATTGGATTATATAACGAATTCATGCATTATCTGGGTGAGAAGCAGCGAGCAGCAGTTGCTAAGTTGGATGACAAGACCACATTGTTTCTTGTACCACCTTCTGAATTCTCTGAGAAAGTACTAAAGGTACCTGGAAAACTGAGCATTTCAGGTGTTGTTTTAAGGTTAGAGCATTCCGGTTCCAGTTTGGGCCCCCCTCACCACCCGACTGAGATAATGGATAGAAACTCGTTGCCTTTTCATGTGGAGACGTCATTTCCAAATTCAACAATACCTGCACGACCGTTCCCATCCATAACATCTGTTCCGGATTCGggtaaactggcaagtgactTATCATTTGCTGGGAATATGGCTGCATCAACTCCACCTGCGTCTTTCTCGAGTCCAGCCCATGGTGTTGGACATCTGTCTGACTCATACAGCGAAAATGGGCATGACTATCGAGTTCATCAGCGGAGCTCTGCATTAGGACCCAACTGGTCTCCTCACCATATACAGAACACAAATTCTGGTACAAGAAATGTGCCATCACAAGCACCTAACAGTTCCATTGAAAATGGTCGGCAGAATCACTCAATCATGCCAAGAGGTATGCAAGAGACGAGCTCTACTCATTTTGCAGGAGGAACAAGTACTCAATTATTTGGAAATAGAAAGTTGTCGCTTCAGGAAACCAGACCTTTGGTTCCTTTATCTACGCCTGCTGGGGCTCTGCAACCAGAACAAATTGCACAGCTGGCATCATCTCTTCTTGGGCAACAAAAGCAGTCAGGAAGCAATTACAATGTCCCAACGGGAGACGATAGTAAGCAAACACACACGGCATATTACTCTGACAACGAATTCCGAACCATGCAGAGATATGGAATGCAGAATGATCAGGTAGCTTTTGACACTCCAACATCTCAGTTTGTTCAAGTGCAGCAGTTGCAGCATCAGCAGACATCAAATGTTCCTGCTACAATGGCTCCAACTGTTCAAAGAGAAATCCAGCCCACTGTTCAAGGGAATTCACAGCTGCAGAGTACCGGATCACGAGAAGCAGAAGAAGATCCACAGAAACGCCTCCAAGCAACATTACAATTGGCTGCATCCCTTCTTCAGAAAATCCAGCAGGGAAAAGGAACTTGA